One genomic region from Limibacillus halophilus encodes:
- a CDS encoding bactofilin family protein produces MFKPQRPEESSAQTTASVREGTARPAGGGRSVIASDMKVVGNLASRGELQIDGEIDGDIKATTVTVGRGATISGSILADRVDVHGTVKGQIDGATVSLSANARIEGDVVHDSLAVEAGAYLNGHVRRRNSKPAASTATASTSSATTGQATASPSHSSSTGASSSGSSATSGSSSKP; encoded by the coding sequence ATGTTCAAACCACAGCGACCGGAAGAATCCAGTGCCCAGACCACCGCATCGGTACGGGAAGGGACGGCTCGTCCCGCCGGTGGTGGCCGTTCGGTGATTGCATCGGATATGAAGGTTGTCGGCAATCTGGCCAGCCGCGGTGAGTTGCAGATTGATGGCGAGATTGACGGAGATATCAAAGCGACCACAGTGACCGTGGGTCGTGGCGCTACCATATCTGGATCCATCCTCGCCGATCGGGTCGATGTTCATGGAACCGTCAAGGGGCAGATTGATGGTGCAACCGTCAGTCTTTCGGCAAACGCGAGGATCGAGGGCGATGTTGTTCATGACTCGCTGGCGGTGGAGGCAGGCGCTTATTTGAACGGCCATGTTCGCAGACGCAATAGCAAGCCTGCTGCCAGTACCGCGACGGCAAGTACCAGCAGCGCCACAACCGGCCAGGCGACCGCGTCGCCAAGTCATAGTAGCTCGACGGGTGCTTCTTCTTCCGGCAGCAGTGCAACAAGCGGCAGTTCATCCAAACCCTAA